The DNA window TAATTTCCTCCAAAATGCACAAATACAAAGGGGCAATTATAGGAACGGCTCCATAAATATGGTTACGTGTTTTCTAAGATATTTAACAATTTGAAAGTGCTATGTGTAACCAATGAGGATCCCctgtgattcaaatgtatgatatgtcaaggtcattgtactgtcatgtgtaactaattaaaacaaattttaaaaataaaaataaaaagcatcatttattttgcatttgcaaaataatgaaattacaatctaaaaaaaaaatgtataacaaAAAAAACAATGAGGACCTTGTAGGCCAGGTAAGCATGCTTCATTATTTTTGTAGAATTCCTGTACCAACCTTACCCCATCTCAGGGTCTTtgcttcagtacatgtatttgtaAACAGTACAGGTCACAGATGTGAATTGTGGGTTTTCTCATCAACATTGTTGTAGGAAATTGCAAATTAACCGAGAATCTGTTATCTCTGAGGTACTAGCCGCTTTGAAgttgtaacaacaacaacaaccaaaaatctGGGTTTTGTTACCACAAACAACTTAATTTTAGGGGCTGGTGTGTTACAGTGAATGTGTGAGCCATTGGTACTGGGAAAGATGCAACACCACCACATAAGCGGACAGTTGACATATTGCTGAATTGGAAAGAAGAGAGAAATGTGAAGTTCTGCCGCTTCAAAGGCAAAAAGAAACTCTAAGAGGTTTTGTGGTTTAAAAGGCAATGCTCAAAATTTTTCAAATTGGTgtaagtaattctttcaccattaagAATCATTGAGGCAAATAATCAGGGAAAATAGGGGCCTCGCTACTCATTCTAACTGAGCACTGTGTAATCCACCAAATGGTGTGGGGCTGATGCAAAACAGGCTTGAGCCCTAAGTGACAAATTGGCAGCTCAAAGGATCAACCTAGTTAAAGAATTTTGATACATTGACAAACTGATAGACACCTCAATAGAAATATTTCAAACACGTAATTTCCAAAAGGGGAAAGAAAGTGGCTCATGTAGCATGTGGAAAGACACTTctccttataaaaaggaaaaatatacatCCGTGGCCCCAAATAGCAGCACAGCTGCCATTGCCTGGTTCTGTTTCCTGCAGCACAGAAACCTGATGCTTCCCAAACATAATGGCACTTACAAAATGTTCTGAAATCTACTTTGATTCTGGTAGAGATATTGGGGAAGTGGTTGGTGAGTATGAGTCGCTTATCCTGCCACAACCAAGAACCAGAGACTGGGAGacttaacagaaatttattccctCACAACTCTGAAAGCCAAGGTATAAGTCGGGGTGATTGTCTAACATGTTCCCATGTGATGCTGATGATGCTGGGCTACGTATTTTATGATCTTTTCACCCTGTCTTTTTTTTCCACTATAGgggtgaaaaatgaaaatatgtagCTTAATATTTATATTAGCGGGCTTGATAAGGTAGACTCACCTCTCTACATATTGGTAATACTGGTTCAAGAAAAGGTTCAAGGACTTGTTCactgaggaaaaaataacagttgTCATCTGCGGTATCCAATATTGAACTTCTGATACCACTCTTGTGATTTCAACAGCAGAGGGAATGTTCAAATTATCTATCTGACTGATATAAAATACAACTTTTCCAAAGACTCCGTCATTTTGAACTATTGTATAAGTGTGTGTAATGGAATATGTACAATCTACTTCATCATTTTCACTACAAAGTAGATTTAGGGTGGGCACTTATCCAACACGATGTTAACTGCCTTCACGGTAATTgcaaactattttaaaatttctgtttagATTTTTAGATCAATGTCTCCTGAGTACAATTATAGTCTAAGATGGTTCCTGACACACAGACCCTGCTTTTGCTACCAGAAAGTGACATGCAGACATTACAAACATTCTCTGCACATCATCAAAAATGTGTCTTTACTCAGAGCtgcagaaatagaaataaaatgaaatcatgtcCAATGTGTGTAAttagaaacaataaataaaaataatagctaaGGTTGTAAAAATACAAACAGGGTGTCTCTATTTTAAAGTCACTGAATATTTTCTGACCTATAAATTTCATTGTCATTATTTTTTATGGAAGATTTTCATCTATTTGCTCTGATGAAACCTGAGTACAGATATCAGAGATAGGGCGATTACTCCCTAGAGTTTTATAAATACCTTTTCCAATTCCATCACAATACTTCAGTGTAGTTTTCCTGCCACTGGGGAATTGTGAGTTGAGACTGTAGTTCTACATTTTCAATTAAGGTGTTGCTTCAGTGACAAAGTCACCAAGAACATGGTCAGGTTTCGGCCAACATTTAATAGGTGCAGATGGTGCTTTGTatgaatttacattttaaaatctttCACATATAAGGGCTTGTTTTCACATTTTGGTCAATTTATTTCACAACATGTTATCTTCTTATGGATTTATAAGAtatactattttaaaattatgacAAGATGGTATTGTGTATTCTTAAGCTTACTCACTTGACAAAAATATGTGTAAGAGATAAAATATACAAAGACACCCACTGCCCTACAGAATAAGGTCAACTATTCCAGGCACCAGAAAGAGAAGATGTAAAGACAAGAATTTTGCAGACACTGAAGTATAACTCCAACGTGATGGAGAGGATAGGCAGGAGCCCAGGGACTCCACGGATTCATCTCCTTCCTCTTTGCAGGCAGTGAGTACTACGTGACTTAAACTAGTCCCAAGGGCAGAGGAAGGGCTTCATAATTTGAGAAATGCAGGTGAACTTGAGAGTTGACTGCTGCCTAGACCCATGACTGTGGACTTGGAGCCTCCAAGGAAGAATGTAGCCTGACTCACTCCTGGCTTGATGGATGGGCCTGGGACATTCTCTGCCTCATCAAGCACCAGAAGGCAGTGAAGTGCACTCAGAAGTAGAGACGTGACTGGTGACAGATGAGGGAGCTGCAAACCTGCCAGATGAGAAATCAGGACAAAGCCTCACTGGATTGAACCCACAGAAACATAGGAGGAGAGAAATAGCGAGAGTCAGTATAGAGACCTTGGGAGAGTTTTGTGACAAAGGGACAAGAGGATCAGACTGGAGCAGAGCAGCATGAGGGGTCTGGAGAGGATTTGGGGTTTGATTTCAAGAGAAATTTGTGGACAGCAGATGGTACTGTAAGTGCAGTCgtcaaataggaaaatgaatcatgcAAAAAAGAGATGGGGTTTTTTCCAGAGCCAGGGACCTGGCTAGGAAGGAGTTAAGGTGTTCTACACAAGGGAGAGCTGTGGTCTTGACAGAGTACTGCACAGCTGGACAGGTTTCCCTCCAAACAGAGACAAATGAAAGAGAATCATCTTGGAACCGTGTtgggattttcctttttttttttacgttTCTGCTTTTATTAGTACACAGGAATTATATGGAATTTACAGAATATTGGATTTCATTGTGGCATGTTCATACGTAAACAACCTATTTTCATCATCTCTACCTCACCtgtccctccttcccctcccccaaaCCCCCTTTCTCATCTCTAATAATCTCCCTACTATTTTCATatcatcttttttgttgttgccatgtttgagagaaaacatgtgatcccagcctttttgagtttggtttattttgcttaacaccATGAActacagttccatccattttccaccCAATGGCatgatttcactcttctttaagcgTAATGtacaactccattgtgtatataaaccacattttctttttacagGTGCATATCAATTATTATTCAGTTTTGGTTTCATAATTGCCTGTCTGCATGTGCTTATAACAGAGTTTGATCAAAACAAGTCGAGCTTTTTAACCTGATGCAGCCTCATCGTCCCTTCCTGCTGTTGTGGCCTGGGCTATCCAGTCCTACTCAGGAAGTCATTGCCTGCCAAGTCATCACTGCCTGTCGCACACTTTGCGTTTGGCTGTTGAGGTGCCTGCACCATGGCTCTCCTGGTCAGGGTGGCTGGGCTGCTCTGGGCCTTCCCTTCTGACTTCCCAGAGGTCAAGACGTGGTGGAGAGGAGCAGGGCCTGTGATGTGTGCTAGCACCAGGAGAGGAAGCTGGCATTTCCCTTTATACTTGTACCAATATGAAGATTTGATTCAGGGGAGAGGCTTCCGACAGTGTATTGATGACCTCGTGGCACTCCGTGAAAAGAATTCAGTAATCAGTGTGAAAATTGTTATTAAtccaaaagaaaaagtaaaatatcCACAAAGATTCTGTTTCCCAAAAGGTCAGCTTCTGAGGGCCGGGGCAAACATAATTTGGGGACCAAGGGTAAGGGATTCTATTCAATCTGGTACACCCATGAATGAAAATAAGATACtttaattttcattatttatttatgcaatgctgggggttgaacccaaggcctcacatgtgctaggcaagtattctactagTAAGTTATAGTTCCAACCCAAGAAAACATCTCAGAAATGTCACAAGAAACATTTCATGAGGAATGACTTTTctcatccatttctggggtaaatgagaatattattttaaatttaaatttaattatatttaaattattttaatactaTGTGTATTCTACCAGTtataatataaaatgtaaataagCTACAATATGTtatgtatattaatatataacCTACATATGACCCATTAACATAActcattttaattatatatatattacatgaatACCCATACCTAgttcattttaattatatatatacatataatgacATGTAACCCataattgtatttttattattaatgttatatgatatataatattatatatgtatatatgtacatacatgtgcataaaaatatagagatatatacagtagtatatttatatataggaaataaaattatcaaagagATACCTGCATTTCCTTGTTTTTACCAcactatttacaatagctaagGTACAGACTCAAAAAAGGTGTCCACgagagctgaggttgtggctcagtggtagagcgcttgcccagcatgtgtgagacaccgggttcgatcctcagcatcatataaaaacaaaataaaggtattgcatccaactacaactaaaacaaaatattttttaaaaaggtgtccACTGACAGATTAATGGATACAGAAATTGTGACCTATGTATAAAATGGAATATTCTCAGCCAGAGAAATAATGAAATCCTGCCATTTGCAGTTACATGGGTGGAACTGGAGGACAgcacgctaagtgaaataagccaggtatAGAAAGACAAATCactgggcttgggatgtggctcaagtggtagcgtgctcgcctggcatgcatgcagcccgggttcgatcctcagcaccacatacaaacaaagatgttgtgtccaccaaaaacaaaaatacatatttaaaaaagactctctctctctctctctctctctctctctctctctctctctctctccccctcctctctctctctttaaaaaaagaaagaaagaaagacaaatttCACATATTGTCACTCATGTGTTGCAGAAGTTAACCAAGTTGGTCTGATGGAAGTACAAAGTATGTAGTGGTCACAGAAGCCAAGAAGGGTAggaaggaggggagaggaggaaggtTGTATCATGGATACCAAAATACAGTTGGATCGGAGGATTAAGTTCTAATAATCTGTAGTAAAATACGGTAACCATAGTCTAGAACAATTAGTacatatttcaaaatacacataagcTAAGAGAGGAGTTCAGACATTCCCACCACATAGAATTGACTGATGATTAAGAAGATAACATTTTAATTACCCTGATATGACCCCTATATGTTGTATAATATATTGAATTACCACACTGTACTGAAGAGACATGTACAAATATTGCATGTTCTTACCTCTATGATAGTGGGGAGTCTTTCAAATCTACCCAAATGTAGTCATGTGCCCCTTAACGATGGGGAcacattctgagaaatgcatcattCAATAATTTCATCGTGTGAACATCATGGGGTTCACTTGTGCAAGACCAGATGACACAGCCTATACACACCAAGGCCACGTGGCCAAGCCTGTCGCTCCCATGGCCATGATGGACAAACAATGGGAGATAAAATCAAGCCCAAGAGGAAAGTGTGCAATCAAGAGATGCAGTAAGCTCAGGTCGACAAGGCTCCTGTCAGCACAATAGGGTACATGGTCTTAGAGTGAGTGATTTTTGTAAgcagaaataaaataatgatatgaAGTAAGTCTGACTCCAAAAATCAAGTATTgcatttttctctcatatgtggaacacacacacacacacacacacacacacacagacaaagatAGCATTAAAAGTAGAAGGGACACTATGGCAGAAGAGGAAAGGAATCAGAGGGAGAAGTACATGGGTTGGAAATGCTCAAAAGATGTCCTAGGCACAAACGGCTATGCTTCAATGAAACCCCTTATTCTGTATTCTTAATATGCACTGATTAAAAAGTAGATATAATAATTACATAAAGCAGTAACAGAGCCACTTACCACCACGATCAAGCATCACAGAGTACATGCTTCTCTGTGGTGCACAACTTTTACACAACTGAGAGCAGTGTGGATTTGTTGACAGCGACATCACTATGAGCACGTGAGGAATGCATTCCACTACAATGTGACACAGCGGTGACATCACGGGGGACAGGAAGTCTTCAGCTGCATTATAACCCTAAGAGACCACGATCATTTATGCAGCTTATCATTGGTCAAGATGTCACCATTCCAGCCCATGTCAGTATAGGAGCTGATCTGACCATGCCAATGTTAGAGACCAGCAAACTGAGCTCGGAGGGttcaaaaaaagaatattagaGAGCACATGGGTACAGGACTGCACAGGAGGAATTGAACCCCAGGTTGGTTTGCCACTCTCATCTATCCCATGTGATCTAGCATCTTGTGTACTCACAGACACATCAAAGGAGAGATGTCACTCTGGAGGTGAGTTTCCTCATGGCCCCCATCATGTCcctgttcctcaggctgtagatgaaggggttcaTCATGGGGGTGACCACAGTGTACATCACTGAGGCGATGGCACTCTTCCTGGAGGAGTGAGTACCTGTAGAACTGAGGTACACCCCAAAGCCCGTCCCATAGAACAAACAAACAACGATTAAATGTGACCCACAAATGGAGAAAGCCTTATACTTCCCACCGGCAGATGGAATTTTCAGGACAGAGGACACGATTTGAGTGTAAGAGAACACTATCCCACAGAGAGGAACAACACCCAGCAGGCCAGTCACCAGATACACCAGGATGTTATTGATGAGGGTGTCAGAACACGCAAGCTTCAGAATATGAGCCAGTTCACAGAAGAAGTGCGGGATATGGAGGTCTGCGCAGAAGGACAGCCGCAGTGCCATCAGAGTGTGGAGCAGGGCATCCAGGACGCTTAGGAGGAAGGACAGCAGCACCAGCAGCCCACAGAGTTTGGGGGTCATGATGACATTGTACCTCAGTGGGTGACAGATGGCCACAAATCGATCATAGGCCATCATTATCAGAATTCCGTTTTCCAACCCAGCAAAAACCAGGACAAACCAGATCTGAGTGAGGCAGCCCGAGTAACTGATGGACGTGCTCTGTGCCTGGAGGTTCACCAGCATCTTAGGGACCGTGGTTGAAATGAAACACAGGTCCAccaaggacaggttggagaggaagaagtacacGGGGGTGTGGAGGTGGGGGTCAGAGCTGACCAccaggatgatgagcaggttcccaAGTACCGTGACCAggtacatggacaggaacagtcTAAAGAGGAGGGGCTGCAGGTCTGGGTCCTCTGAGAGTCCCGTGAGATGGAATTCTGCTGTGCCTGAGAAATTTGCTGATTTCATGTCATCGATTTGTCTGATAGCAAAGACAggagttataagaaaataaaactcTAGAGAAACTCCCTGAATCCTAACTATAATTTAAGAACAAATCAGGGtttttcctctctcctttcctttctttgcttttttttttttaatcccatacttcttcctctatcccaagtgtttttctgttttatttttaattggcacaTAATGATCATACACATGTGTGAGGTGCAATGCATGTAATTAAATTGTATTGATCAAATCAGCTAATTGGGAAATCAGTGTGTCCACCATCCCATATGTTGACCATTGCAGAATCTTCTCTCCTACCTCTTTTGAAATATACGATTCATTCTGTTGGCTACAGTCACCAAGCTTTTATGTTACAACTATTCTATTTCAAGTATGGATACTTAGGGAGAATAAGATGGAAAAGGAACATTGTCCTCTCCCTTAGGATGGCTTTAGGCAAGTGACTCTGGAATCATATTTCCAAGGCTACATTATAGCTCGCACTTTGGGAAATGGTCTTTGGGCCATGTCCAGGCTGCTCCTTGTTTTTCTTGGTACAGTTTGCTTGGGTCATAGCTTTGTGTATTTCCTGTGGCTGCATTTGTGGCACAAAGGCAGAGTTGATTCCTTATCACAGAGACAACGTGGCCCACAAATCCTGATATTTACTGTCTCACTCAAACCGTTTGCCCACCTGTGATCTGTGGATTAGAATTTAGGTTCAATGTTTTGGCAAGTATCCTCGAGTACTTTCATGAGAAATATGCATGAAATATTGTCTGCTCATCTTCTAGTAATTATTAATGCATTGAGATGCAGTAATTCATTGAGAGTTACAAAATGCTAACATTTGATAATGTGAATAGCGGTTTAAAAAAAGGTGGATAGGTGAATAATTAACTGCAAAACTGTTTCAATGTCAACAGCATTGACTACAGTCCATCTCCATGGATAGATCAATGTTCAGATGGATCATTTACCCTTTCCTTTCCAGAGGCTTCCCACTGATGTCCTTCTCACCTACCATTTTCCCTTCCTTATAGCAGTttgtgaaaataaatattaacccATTTATCCAGTAGCATAAGTTCCTCCCCCTATTTTTATTTGTCTGAGCACATGCATTTTACTTGCATGAcataaatgttagaaaaaataatgttaagaatcagcctTTGCTCAGATCCTTCCTCCTATTATTTCTGGCCAGGCCACCTCAGTCCTTGGCCCAGGTGAGCGCAGAGCCTCAGCACTGATTCCTGGAGAAATCCCGGAAGGACCAGCTCAGGACCAGTCCTGAGCCTCTCTATTCCCTCTGATGTAGCCAGATTCCTAAGACTGGACCCTGGATCCCCCAGAGAGGCAACAAAGAATTGGCCCTACCACACATCCAGACTTGCCACGGGGGTTAGTGCTGCTACCAACTCCTGCTACTAGACTTTGTGGACAAATGGATCAAGAATTTACACTGTGACAAAGACTGACCGTGACACTTCTAGCATTTGATGAGTTTGTCCATATGGTACTAGAAGTTGCCACTGAGTTTGAAGTCATCCCAGAAAGGAGGAGGATTACTAAATCAGATCAGATTGTACTGAGTGCAAATAATGCACCAATGTTCATGCTAGAGAAGGGCCTGAAGGCACAGAGATCTCCCTGTCTATGCTAGGCTCCGTTTTGTTGTATAATGGTGACAAAGAAGGATTTTTTAACTTACTCTTTTTCACTTAGATCATATAAAACTAAGATGGCTGTTAAAAGGAGAAGTTCTGAAGATGTGCAGATACCCATTTTTATAAATTCATCATAATTATCTTGAAAAAGTCTTTGTTCtttgaagacaaaaataaaggtgttccgggctggggatctagctcagttggtagagtgcttgcctcatatgcacagggtcctgggttcaatcccagcacaataaataaataaataaataaataaaggtgttctggattttaaaaaagaaagaaatgtcatATGCTGTCACTGTCAAAGCATCCTCCAACTGTAATTAGGAACTCATGAGTTAAGGAATTTCTGTCATGATGTCTCAGGAGCCTGGATGAACCACAGAATCACAGAAGGTGTGCCTTGTGTGGTGCAGTGAGCCCATGTAACCCAAGCTCTTTTCCCCCAGAGCTTGAGACTTGCTTTTTCTAttccaagaaagctggaggagaaAATTAATATTGATTAATATTGATATTAAGATTAATATCCTCACCACCAGGAAATGATAAATGCATGGGGCAATACATCTGTTAATTCTCCTGATTTGTTTAAAGCATAATGAATATATGTACTGAATCATCACATTGTGTCCCAAAGATAAGCACAATCATTATGCGTCAATAAACCTTAAAGAAATACGGACAACCTGAGTTCTGTAAACTGGACACAGAAGTGGTTACATAGAAAAGCCACACACACAATACCCCGGCCTCCTCAGCCACCAGAAGAATGAATAACCCTCAGGGAACTACAGAATCCTCTCTGCAGGAGCCATTAGTGTCCAGGAAGGGAGGGAGTCTCTGGAATTTGGAAAACAGAGTGAGAGGTGGATGTAAGAGCTGATTGCCTACGAAAGGGGTGCAGTAAATATATCCAGAAGGAGGGCATGGATCAGTTAAAAAATACACTTTTGAAATCAGCCAAACTCCAAGAGCATACGTTTTCCCTCCTCTGAGAAAGCTAGAAGGAAAAAAGAGACACCAAGAAGGCAGAAGTCTGACCCTTAGGGCAAGAGGAGGGAATAAGGGGAGGGACGGGAAGAGTGAGGGGCTTGGGGAGTGGAACTGATCAAATGTGTCTTCATGTTTGTGCAAACATGCCCCAGTGAAACTCAGCTCTCCACATGACtgatatgcaccaataaaaacagaAACTCACTTTTACCTTGTCCCTATAACGGTTCTGTTTTCTCCTGGATATTATCAAGacagaaaaaagtaaaagaagggGGAAAGAGAGGTAGAGGTAGGGACAACCACTAGGAAGGAAAAAgtaagaagagaaagagacaaagggagagaggaagaaagaagcaGTTCAATCTCTCACATCATTTCTGTTCATTTTACCCTGAAGACCTCAGTGAGGAACGTGCCACTTTTTCCCTGGGTATTGAAAAATGATGGTGGAAGGTTTACCGCCAGGAGAGGCCAATGGACAGTTGAGGCAAGAGGCTCCTGCGCAGGAGGAATCCTCTCTGGATGGAGACTCAACTGGGCTGCTTCCTGGCCTGAACCGCTGCTGAGAGAGTGGTTACAGGTCGACTGTTCACAGTCTGGTGGTCCTGAGGGCACAACTCTCAAAGCTCCTCATTAGCCAGAGGGGCACTGTCACTCACTCCCCAGGGAAGGTCATACCCTCAAGGCACAGAGATCCCGAAGAGGAGAACTACTTGGTCCCCTAACCTGAGGTGCATCTCATTCTCTTGAGTCCTCTTTCCTCAGGGGTCTTGGGTCCAGGGTCTGAACTCCAGGGAGCGGGAGGTATTTGCCTTAGACAGAACCTCAGCGCACTCTGAGACATGATCACTGAAGAACCAGATGACCAGAGCCCTGTAAGAACCTGAGAGATGAAGTCTCAGGGATGCAGAGGGTACCATGGGACCATGTCCTcaaagttaccctgaagggtgaatGTTTCCTCCGATATATGGATGTTAGCCCAAAATAAGGGGGAAGAAAAAGAGGGGGAGCAGGTGGGGGATTCCATccaaataaaagaaagatggGTGGACTAGATGAAGGGGActgagggggagggagaaggcACGGGAGAAGGGAAGCTTTCCTAGGTAGATCTATGAATAGACCACAGTGAACCTCAGCATCCTGCACAGACACTAACTAAACAGACTAACCCAACAGAGGCAGCAGAAAGATCAGCTGAGTGGAGGAAAGGATCAGGGGAGGCATGGTGGAGGGTAGGGAGACATCCTGGAGACCGAATCAGAGCATTGATATTCCGTGCTTTAATAATTATGTCGAAATGAACCCTAATATTATGTatagtataaaaaataaagaaccagaaaaataaagggaaatttATGTTCCCAGATAAAACTCATTGGTAAATGAGGCTGGGGTATCACAGGAAAGGGATGAAAGAGAAAACAGCAGTTTGCTGGTTACCTCAACAGTCTTTAAGGGCTAGCGAAACCAGCGATTTCAAAGTGATCGCAAAAAAAGCACTAAATACAAAGGAAACAAATGACAA is part of the Callospermophilus lateralis isolate mCalLat2 chromosome 1, mCalLat2.hap1, whole genome shotgun sequence genome and encodes:
- the LOC143411082 gene encoding olfactory receptor 7G3-like, whose translation is MKSANFSGTAEFHLTGLSEDPDLQPLLFRLFLSMYLVTVLGNLLIILVVSSDPHLHTPVYFFLSNLSLVDLCFISTTVPKMLVNLQAQSTSISYSGCLTQIWFVLVFAGLENGILIMMAYDRFVAICHPLRYNVIMTPKLCGLLVLLSFLLSVLDALLHTLMALRLSFCADLHIPHFFCELAHILKLACSDTLINNILVYLVTGLLGVVPLCGIVFSYTQIVSSVLKIPSAGGKYKAFSICGSHLIVVCLFYGTGFGVYLSSTGTHSSRKSAIASVMYTVVTPMMNPFIYSLRNRDMMGAMRKLTSRVTSLL